Proteins from a genomic interval of Quercus lobata isolate SW786 chromosome 11, ValleyOak3.0 Primary Assembly, whole genome shotgun sequence:
- the LOC115966592 gene encoding protein DOWN-REGULATED IN DIF1 11-like: MAASSNIFVMMILFIATLSVTPGLGISSDQELPPDPSPEYRKHLHECAQKISEDNGDEVFYSTFFNNVTVSNGCCVQLRHLGKSCHDDLVNFLLEAPDLGSKVSEISTRSEKIWDKCVLVAESGSSAPQPSTSIIED; encoded by the coding sequence ATGGCAGCATCCAGCAACATTTTTGTTATGATGATCTTGTTCATTGCTACACTGTCGGTCACACCGGGGCTTGGAATCTCAAGTGATCAAGAACTTCCACCAGATCCATCACCAGAATACCGCAAACATTTGCATGAGTGCGCACAGAAGATATCAGAAGACAATGGGGATGAAGTCTTTTATAGTACATTTTTCAATAATGTGACAGTTTCTAATGGTTGCTGTGTTCAGCTTCGGCATTTGGGAAAAAGTTGTCACGATGATTTGGTGAACTTTTTACTCGAGGCCCCTGACCTTGGGAGCAAGGTCTCAGAAATCTCGACAAGGAGTGAAAAAATTTGGGATAAGTGTGTTTTGGTAGCAGAAAGTGGCTCATCTGCTCCTCAGCCTTCTACATCGATCATTGAAGACTAG